The following coding sequences lie in one Crassostrea angulata isolate pt1a10 chromosome 10, ASM2561291v2, whole genome shotgun sequence genomic window:
- the LOC128167906 gene encoding uncharacterized protein LOC128167906 isoform X2, which produces MDVAVCFLLGVLFAVQGLKVKFSKYNQSSLNSNSSGPMNAVDGNVLSSSITIIGVNEFWCGEFDRPHKISSMFVVVGKGKQRIFVGYGLTDRPSHLCVEILTPPAYDFINMNVTCKQALEGDTVTVRRVGNGSLILNEIIPIGEREE; this is translated from the exons atggATGTGGCCGTTTGTTTTCTTCTTGGTGTACTTTTTGCTGTACAGG gatTAAAAGTCAAGTTTAGCAAGTATAATCAAAGCTCCTTGAATAGCAATAGCAGTGGCCCCATGAACGCAGTGGATGGTAATGTATTATCCTCATCCATAACTATCATTGGAGTAAATGAGTTTTGGTGTGGAGAGTTTGACAGACCCCACAAAATAAGCTCAATGTTTGTCGTCGTTGGAAAAg GCAAACAACGTATCTTTGTCGGCTATGGACTTACCGATAGACCATCGCATCTGTGTGTAGAAATCCTAACACCACCTGCTTATGATTTCATCAATATGAATGTAACGTGCAAGCAAGCACTGGAGGGTGATACGGTGACTGTGAGGAGAGTTGGTAACGGATCCTTGATTCTTAATGAAATTATTCCAATCG GGGAGAGGGAAGAATGA
- the LOC128167906 gene encoding ATP-dependent DNA helicase RecQ-like isoform X1: MLTDKSRKRIDDVFKVELRENQEKAINAVLCDRDVFVGTRTGSGKSMIYECIPVIKPGIVVIVAPLLSIMKEQVEKLNKFGLSATYIGKNSEEIERIETGQYEFVFGSPERLVGESRWREMLKSSEYRRRLQLLVVDEAHTVTLWGEGRMNEDPFREWFSKIQELRSLCPNVPVLALSATAGPTQRRKILKYLCFRPGYELVFDSPDRRNIKITVKSIKNNDNVKKVFGWLINVLRHHREQLPRHMVFCYSINDVTKIYFAFIKTCKQYRQNLCRY; encoded by the exons ATGTTGACCGATAAATCTCGAAAAAGAATTGACGACGTCTTTAAAGTCGAATTACGAGAAAATCAAGAGAAAGCAATTAATGCTGTATTATGCGATCGAGATGTGTTTGTTGGTACCCGTACTGGTAGCGGAAAGTCAATGATTTACGAATGCATTCCAGtaataaaaccaggtatcgtcGTCATCGTGGCACCTCTCCTGTCTATAATGAAAGAACAAGTtgagaaattaaataaatttggaCTTTCAGCCACTTACATTGGGAAGAATAGTGAGGAGATCGAACGAATAGAGACTGGGCAGTATGAATTTGTATTTGGAAGCCCCGAGAGACTGGTTGGCGAGAGTCGGTGGAGGGAGATGTTGAAATCGTCGGAGTATAGGAGGCGGCTTCAATTGCTAGTCGTAGATGAGGCTCATACAGTCACGCTTTG GGGAGAGGGAAGAATGAATGAAGATCCTTTCAGGGAATGGTTTTCAAAAATTCAGGAATTACGATCTTTGTGCCCAAATGTCCCTGTTCTTGCCCTTTCTGCAACTGCTGGACCAACTCAgaggaggaaaattttgaaatacctCTGCTTTCGACCAGGTTATGAACTTGTTTTCGATTCACCTGATAGAAGGAACATTAAGATTACTGTGAAATCTATTAAAAACAATGacaatgttaaaaaagtgtTTGGTTGGCTAATTAATGTTTTGAGACACCACAGAGAACAATTACCAAGGCATATGGTTTTTTGTTATAGTATCAATGATGTaactaaaatttattttgcctTTATCAAAACATGCAAACAATACAGACAAAACTTATGCAGGTATTGA